The sequence below is a genomic window from Microbacterium sp. SORGH_AS_0888.
CACACGCGGGGCGGCTCACCGCCCCGCGTTTCCTAGGCTGGCAGGATGCTGCGTCTCCTGTTCTTCGCCGGGCTCGGCATCCTGCTCGCGGCCGTCGTCGTCATGGTCGTCGGACCGCCCGGCGCCGCGTGGTGGGCGCTGCCGCTCGGGCTCGCTCTCATGATCGGCGCCGGCACGCTCGTCGCCATCGCGCGCACGACGCGAGGGGCGATCGGTCCCACGGCGCGTCAGGTCGAGGAGGCCGCGGCGTCGGGTCGCGAGGGCGTCGCCCGCATCGACGTCCTGCGCCAGATCGGGACGCAGATCAACGAGCAGCCCCTCTGCGAGCTCGACGTGAGCGTCCAGCCGCACCAGGGCGCCGCCTTCCGCACGACGATCCGCCGCGTCGTGCCGCTCACGGAGATCCCGCTGTACCAGCCGGGTGCGGGCTTCTCCGCGGTGCTCAGCGCGGGCGACCCGCCCGTCGTGGGCCTCGTCGCGCCGCAGGTCCTGCCGTTGCGCATGCCCGCCGCCGACACGCTGGCCTGGCGAGCGCCGGAACCCGGTGCCGGCTTCGGGCGCCCGCCGCTGATCGGTGTGGGGCGCCGCGGTCGCCCCCTGCGCATCGTCGCCTACGTGCTGGTCGCGGCGATCGCCGCGGCGGCCGTCGCCCTTCCCTATCGTGATGCCCTCTCGCAGACGATCGAGGCGCTCCCGCAGGGGCGGTGGCACGCCGATGTCCGTCAGCCCCAGCCGCTGTCCGCGGCGCTCGAGGCGCTCCGGGAGGCGATCGGCCACGACGTCGTCGACACGGTCGTCGTCGCGGCCGACTACGTGGCCGTCACCGCGCCGCTGCGGCCGGGTGAGACCGCGAGCGACCGCTGGACCTACCGTCGGGGAAGCGTCTCGCACGACGGCCCCGCGGGCACTCAGCCCGAGCTCGCCGCCGAGCAGTTCTCGCTCGACGATGTGGCGTGGGACCGGCTGTGGTCGCTCGTGCAGCAGGCCGCCGCCGCCGAGCGCATCGCCGATCCGGCCGCCACCACGATCACTGTCGATCGATCCGTCGACGACGACATCGACAGCGACACGTTCGCGCGGCCAGTGGGGCCCGTCGAGGTCGTCTTCGGCATCGGCGACGCCTACCGCAGCGCGTTCTACCGCGCCGCCGCCGACGGCACGGGGCTCGCGCGCACGAGCTGACCGCTCCTGGAGGCATCCCACAAACGGCGGCACGGAGTTCCATGAGATGTGCGATGCGATGTCACATCGGGCTGCCGCATCCACCCTCGGCTCGTTAGGATCGCAAGCGGCGACGACGCCCGTGCACACACCGGCGCCGCCTGAGCGATACCCGCAGAGGAAGGAACGGCGCACCATGGAGCGCGACATCTACGACGACGATCACGAGGCGTTCCGCGACGTCGTCATCGAGTTCATCAAGCGCTACGGCACGAACGAGAAGCGCGAGAAGTGGGACGCCGACGGCGAGATCGACCGCGCCACCATGCTCGCCGCGGGAGAGGCGGGGATCCTCGGGCTCTCGGTGCCGGAGGAGTTCGGCGGTGCCGGGATGCTGCAGGACTACCGCTTCCGAGCCGTCGTCAACGAGGAGACCATCAAGGCCGGGCTCGGCTCCCTCGCAGGTGCCCTCGGCATCCAGGACGACCTCGCCGTCCCCTACCTCGCGCACTTCGGCACGCAGGAGCAGAAGGAGAAGTGGCTGCCCGGCATGGCCACCGGCGAGGTGATCGGAGCGCTGGCCATGACCGAGCCGGGCGCCGGAAGCGACCTGCGGGGCGTCAAGACGACGGCGAAGAAGGTCGACGGCGGCTGGGTCGTCAACGGCGCCAAGACCTTCATCTCCTCCGGCAAGACGGCCGATCTGGTCGTGACCTTCGTCAAGACCGGCGAGGGCAACCGCCCCGACGCCTTCAGCCTGCTGCTCATCGAGAACGGCATGGACGGGTTCGAGCACGGGAAGAAGCTCAACAAGATCGGCTTCCACGGGCACGACACGGCGGAGCTCAGCTTCAGCGACGTCTTCGTGCCCGATGAGAACCTGATCGGCGGCGAGCCGGGTCACGGCTTCGTGCAGCTCATGCGCAACCTGCCGCTCGAGCGCCTCTCGATCGGCGTCGCAGCCGCGGCGGCCTCGGAGGCGGGCCTGAGGTGGACCCTCGACTACACGGCCAGCCGCGAGGCGTTCGGCCAGCCCGTCATCGACTTCCAGAACACGCGATTCACGCTCGCCGACATCGCCACCACGGTCGATGTGCTGTGGGCCTACGTCGACCGCGCGATCACGCTGTACGGCCAGAAGAAGCTCACGCCCGAGGAGGCCGCGAAGGTCAAGTTCTGGTCGACCGAGCGCGAGTGGGAGATCCTCGACAAGTGCCTGCAGCTGCACGGCGGCTACGGGTACATCATGGAGTACCCGATCGCGCGGGCGTTCGCCGACGCGCGCGTGCACCGGATCTACGGCGGGTCGAACGAGATCATGCGCGAGATCGTCGCGCGGCAGGTCACCGGCCGCCGGTGAGAGCGGAGGGGGATGCGGCGGCCCACTGGCGCATCCCCCGGCTCAGCCGGCGGCGGTGCCCGCCCGCCGGCGACGGGCCGTGCGGGCCACACCCGCCCGCGTCAGCCGGTCCGCGATGAGGATGCCGAGCCACGTGCCCACAAGCGGGGAGGCGATCGCCACGACGACGAAGGCCGCCAGCATCCACGGCGCGAAGGACTGCATGTCAGCCGCGGTCACCGACCACACGGCGTAGAGCGTCGCGACGACCGCGGTGCCGGCGTAGTACATCCACGTGTGCCAGCGGCGGTAGAGCGCGAGGAGGAACGGCAGCTCCAGCAGCAGCGCGTAGAGCACGTTCGTCACCACGATCGCGGGGCCGGTCGCCGACAGCGGCATGGCCACGAGCCCCGAGAGGAGGCCGGTGAGCACGCCCGCCCCCGGGCGCTCGAGGAGCCGCAACGCCACAACGAACCCGATCGACCAGGCGCCGTAGGCGAGCGCCGCCACGGGCGGAGCGATCGGAGCGAGCGCGGTCGAGAACGCGGTCGCGGGCACGGTCAGCAGGCCCGTGGCGACGCCGATCGCCGCGCAGGTCAGCAGGTAGGCGGTCGAGGCGTTCCTCATGCCGGGCTCTCCGTCCGCGCCGCCCGTGCGGCGGCGGAGGCGGCGCCCATCCGCCAGTACCCGCAGAAGCTCACCGCGTCCTTGTCCATGCCTCGGTCGTTCACGAGCAGGCGGCGACCGCCCGTCGCGAGCGCCTGCTCGCCGGCGATGAAGGCGTGCGGCCCGCCCGAGGGCAGCTCCGCCTCCCGCAGCGCGGCGAGCGCGCCCGTGCCGGGCGCGGCATCGTGCCCGCGGACGACCCACTGCACCGCCAGCCCCGCGGGACGGTCGAACTCGAGCGCGTCCGCGGCATCCGGGACCTCGACGATGGCGAGCCCGGTCGCCGTCTCCGGCAGGGATGCCGCGATCCCCGAGATCGCGGGCAGGGCCGTCTCGTCGCCCACCAGCACGACACGGTCGACGCCCCGCTCGGGGGTGAACATGATCCCCTCGTCGATGATCACGATGTCCTCGCCGGGAGCCGCGCTCGCCGCCCATCCCGAGGCGGGCCCGGCCGTGTCGTCGCGCTCCGAGCCATGGATCACGAAGTCGATGTCGAGCTCGGCACCCGCCCGCGTCGTCGCCGGGCGGAACGCGCGCACCGTGTAGTTGCGCATGACCGGGCGCATCCCGGCCGGGATGCGAAGGTACTTCAGATACCCGACGAGCGTGTTCGCCTTCGCCGGCAGGCGGGTCATCCCCTCCTCGCCGCCCAGCGGCAGGAACAGCCGGAACCACTGGTCGTACCCCATCGGCCGGAAGGCGTCGACCTCTCCCTCGCCGACGGTGACGCGCACCCAGTGGGGCGACAGCCGTGCCGTGCGCAGCACGCGCAGCCGGATCAGCCGCTGGTCCTCGGGCTTGACCATCTTGCTGTTGCGGGCCATGGGCTCCTCCTCGGGGCGACGACGGGGGCGATCAGAGCGGGGCGTTCCCGGGGGCGGTGAGTGCGAACACGGCGGCCGAGGCTGCCCAGGCGAGCACGATGAACACGACGTCGCGCGCGCGGAAGGGAACCAGGTGGCGCTCGGTGCGGGTCGGGTAGGCGCCGAACGCGCGGGCGTCCATCGCCATCGCGACCCGCTCGGCGTGCCGGATGGCGCCGGCCAGGAGCGGGACGACGTAGCCGAAGCCGCGTGCGGCTGCGGCCCAGGGGGTGCGGCCGGCATGGGCGCCCCGCACGCGGTGCGCCTGGCGGATGACCTCGAGCTCGTAGGCGAAGCGCGGCACGAACCGGAACGCCGCGAGAGCGGTGTATCCGACCCGGTAGGGCACGCGCAGCTGCTGCACGAGCGACCGCGCGAGGTCCGGACCGGCCGTGCTCATCCCCGCGACCAGGGCGAGCGCGATGATGGCCCCGAGCCGCAGCGCCGTCGCGAACCCGAGGGAGAGCGCGCCGGCGTACAGCGTCCAGTCGCCGAGGCGGAGGACGGCGGACGTGTCGGCCACCCGGCTCGCATCCACCCAGAGCGAGAAGCCGCATCCGATCAGCAGGATCCCGCCGGGGATCGCGCCGAGCAGCACGCCCGACAGCCGCGCCGACATCCGGACGCCGATCAGAAGCGTGACGTAGGAGAGGACGAGGAAGGCGATCGGCGTGGCCAGATCGCGCACGAACACGAGCGCGATGGTCGCCGGGATCACGGCGGCGAGCTTCGACAGCGGATTGAGCCGGTACAGGAACCGCACCGCGGTCGCGGGCGGCGCGGGGGCGAAGGGGTCGATCGCGAGACTCATCCCGGCGTTCCCGGCGAGTGGGGCGCGGCGAGGTCGGCGCCGGGGAGGTCGGCGAGGCGCGTCGCGGAGGCGAGTGAAGGATGCTGCGACAACCCGCCGAGGGCGCGTCGCAGCGGCGGCAGGCGCAGGCCCGCGCGCTCGATGAGCGCCACATCGGCGAAGACCTCGCCCGTTCGCCCCGCGGCGGCGACCCGTCCGGACTCCAGCACCACGGTGCGGTCGGCGTGCTCGCTGACCAGCTGCATGTCGTGCGTGACGACGAGCACGGTCGTGCCCTCGTCGTTGAGGTCCTGCAGCAGCCGCAGCAGCTCCTCGGCGCGGGCGCGGTCCTGGCCGAACGTCGGCTCGTCGAGCGCCACCACGGGCGCGCCGGCCACGAGCGCCGTCCCGACCGAGAGGCGTCGCTTCTGGCCGCCGGAGAGGAGGAACGGATGCCGCTCGCCCATCTCCGCCAGACCGAACCGATCGAGCAGCGCGACGGTCCGCTCGCGCACCTCGGCCTCGTCGAGCCGCTGCCGGCGCAGGCCCTGCGCGACCTCGTCGAACACGGTGTGCGCGACGAACTGATGCTCCGGGTTCTGGAACACGAAGCCGATGCGGGAGGGGAGCGAGCGCGGATCGGCGCGCGCGACATCGACCTCGCCGAGGTGCACCGTGCCGCGCGGCGGCGGCACGACCCCCGCGATGGCCTGCAGCAGGCTCGTCTTCCCGGCTCCGTTGGCGCCGACGATCGCGGTGAACGAGCCCGCGGGCACCTCCAGCGAGACGTCGTGCAGCACGGTGGTCCGGCCGCGGCGGAGCGTGAGGTGCGCGACCCGCACGCCGGGAGCGGTTCGGCCGTGGTCTGCGCGAGGCGGGGGCGCGCCATCCGCCAGCGGGGGATGCGCCACGAGCGCCGCATGCAGCTGATCGGGCGTGAGGGGAAGGGGGTCGAGCCGGTAGCCGGCGCGGTGCAGTCGGAGTGCGGCGAGCGTCGCCGTCGGCAGCCAGACGCCCAGGTCGTGCAGCTCCCCGGCGCGCTCGCGGAGCGTCTGCTCGGCCGGGCCGTCCGCCACGAGCCGCCCCTCGCCGTCGAGCACCACGACCCGGTCGACGAACCCGATGGCGGCGTCGAGGTTGTGCTCGACCAGCAGGATGCCGTGATCGCCGGCGGCGACGAGGTCGGCGAGGGCCGCGTAGACGTCCTCGATGCCGGCGGGGTCGAGGTTGGCCGTGGGCTCGTCGAGCACGAGCAGAGGCGAGCCGAGCGCCAGGGCCGCGGCGATCGCGAGGCGTTGGCGGCCGCCGCCCGAGAGCCGGTCGGGGTTCTCGTGCCGCCGCTCCCACAGTCCGACCCGGCGCAGGGCAGCCTCGGCGCGGCGCAGCACCTCGTCGACCGGGAGCCGCAGGTTCTCCGGGCCGAAGGCGACCTCGTCGAGCACGGTCCCGGTGACGAGCTGCGCATCCGGATCCTGGAAGACCATCCCCACGTGCGTGCTCAGCCGAGCGACCGTGGTCGTCGCGGTGTCCACTCCCGAGACCTCGATGCGACCCGCGACCGCGGCGGGCACGGAGTGCGGGATGAGGCCGTCGAGTGCCAGCGCGAGCGTCGACTTCCCGGAGCCGCTCGGGCCGAGCAGCAGCACGACCTCGCCTCGCGCGATCTCGAACGACACCCCCTTCGGGGTCGCCTCCGGCGCATCCTCGTGCGTGATGGAGACGCGTTCGAGCCGGGCGAGCGGCGCCGGCGTGGGAGCGGGCGCGGCGGTGGCGGCGGGGGAGGACACGGCATCCAGACGGTCGGGGCGGGTCCTGCTAGGTTAGCCCACCCTAACCTGACGGGCGAGGGGTGCGCCGACGTCCGCATCTGCGGGGATCCTGCGCGACACGCCGTCGCCACCCTCGCGGCCGCGGCGTGTCGGGGACGATCCCCGCCGTTCGGCTCAGCGCCGCACGCGGGTGATGCCCGCCCGGCGCAGGCCCGTGCCCACGCCCAGCCCGACCGCGGTCCAGAGGACGGGGGCGACGACGGAGAGCACCAGGTAGAGGATCTGGGCCCACAGCGGCATGCCCCCGATGTGGGCGGCGAAGAAGACGGCGACGGCGATCACGAGCCCGATGACCGCGCCCGAGACGAAGAACCGCCACGCCGCCCACGAGCGGTACCGGGTCAGCGCTGCGATGACCTCCTGGATGCCGCCGAACAGGATCGCCGTGCCCAGGAACCGGAGCGTCCACTGCGGTCCGATCGCGCTGGCGACGAGCGCGGCGAGCACATGCGTGAGCAGCGCCACCCACGGCAGGCGGAGGACCTCCTGCGCGATGATGCCGGGGAGGACGTGCACGCCCAGCACGAAGCCGTAGAGCGGGGCGGCCACGGCGAGCACCGGGTAGGTGATCCAGCCGGCGAGGCCGCCGAGCAGGCCCGTCGCGACGCCGATCGCGGCGCACGTCAGCAGGACGCGCGTCGAGAGGACGGAGGTTCGGGCCACGTGCCCAGCGTACTTGTCCGCGGGCGGGCGCAGGCGGGAGCGGGCCGTGCGAAACCCGGGGCGCACCGCATCCGGATCAGGCCATCTCGCCGCCGCAGGCGAGAGCGCCGGCAGAACCTCCTGCCCGCGCCGAACGTCCTGATCCGGCGCGGGCCTGCCGGGGCTACAGTCGCCGTCGGCGCCGCGTGAGCCGCACGTGCGGGAGCGGCGGCGCCGGGATGCGCTCGTCGCCGTGCCCGACCACGTGCCCGAACCGCGGCGAACCCGCCTCCCACTCGTCGCGGGCCGCGAGGATCTCGTCGTGCGAGCGTCCCACGAAGTTCCACCACATCACGATGTCGTCCTCGAAGGGCTCCCCGCCGAGCAGGAACAGCGTCGTGTCCGCGTCCGGCGCCGCGATCTCGATCCGGGCGCGCTGCGTGCCGAGGTAGAGCAGCTGCTCCGGGCGCACGGATGGCTCCGCCCCGCCGTCCAGCGCGAGGGCGCCGTGCCCGTGGACGCCCGCCAGCGCGTACTCCCACTCCTCGTGCAGGGGCACGGTGACCACCGCCCCCTGGGGGATGCGGAGCTCCGCGCCGACGATGGGCGTGTAGGCGGTCGCGGGGGAGCTCACCCCGGCGAGCTCCCCCATCACGACCGTGGCCACGGCGTCCGGGCCATCGCGGGTCGGCAGCGCGATCTCGGGCAGCCGCTCGTGCCGTTCGAAGGCCGGCCCACCGTGCCGGCGCGACTCGGGCAGCGCGACCCACAGCTGCAGCGCGTCCAGCGGCACCTCGCCCTCGCCGACCGAGTACTCGGAGTGCGAGATCCCGGCGCCGCTGGTCATGAGGTTCAGCTGGCTGCGGGCGATGACGACATCGCTGCCGACCGCATCGCGGTGGCGCACCTCGCCCACGATCGGCCAGGTCACGGTCTGCAGGCCGATGTGCGGATGCGGCTCGACCCGCATCCGCGCGCGTTGCGGCCCGAACCGGTCGAGGAAGCACCACGCGCCCACGGTGGGCAGGTCGCGTTGCGGGAGGCTGCGGTGCACCTCCATCGCACGCACGCCGCCGAGGGGCACGTCGCGCGCCTCCAGGAGCAGGGACCGGGGCCCCGCGGGCGGCGACGGCTCCTCCGCGACCGCCTCCTCGGGCTCCGCGTCGAGCCGGGTCACTCCGCGAACCCCTCGGTCGCGCGCGGCTCCGGCCACTCGACCGTCAGCCCCGGCACCTCGTGGCTCCGCAGGTGCTTCACGACGAACGGGCACAGCGGCACGATGGTCTCGCCACGGGCCGCGACATCCGTCAGCGCCGCCGCCACGAGGACCGAGCCGAGCCCGTGTCCCGCGAACGCGTTGTCGATCGAGGTGTGCGGGAAGACGAGGCGTCCCGCGCCGTCCGGCTCGAACACGGTGAACCCGGCGAGGACGTCGCCGACGTGGATCTCGTAGCGTCCGGCCTCGTCGTTGCGGGTGACGGTGACGTTCTCGAGCGGCTCGCTCATGGGGGCTCCTCCCGGGGTCGTGGTCCCCACGCTACGCAGGTGGGGCAGACTCGTACAGTGACCGCCCTGTTCGAGACCGTCCGCGCCGCGGTCGGCGACGAGGATGCGGTGTACGACGCGTTCGTCGCCTGGGCCTCCGGTCGCGGCCTCACGCTCTACCCGGCGCAGGACGAGGCGGCGATCGAGCTCGTCTCCGGCGCGCACGTGATCCTGTCGACACCGACCGGCACCGGCAAGTCGCTCGTGGCGATCGCCGCGCACGCCGCGAGCCTCGCCCGCGGCGGCCGCTCGTACTACACGGCACCCATCAAGGCCCTCGTCAGCGAG
It includes:
- a CDS encoding pirin family protein encodes the protein MTRLDAEPEEAVAEEPSPPAGPRSLLLEARDVPLGGVRAMEVHRSLPQRDLPTVGAWCFLDRFGPQRARMRVEPHPHIGLQTVTWPIVGEVRHRDAVGSDVVIARSQLNLMTSGAGISHSEYSVGEGEVPLDALQLWVALPESRRHGGPAFERHERLPEIALPTRDGPDAVATVVMGELAGVSSPATAYTPIVGAELRIPQGAVVTVPLHEEWEYALAGVHGHGALALDGGAEPSVRPEQLLYLGTQRARIEIAAPDADTTLFLLGGEPFEDDIVMWWNFVGRSHDEILAARDEWEAGSPRFGHVVGHGDERIPAPPLPHVRLTRRRRRL
- a CDS encoding ECF transporter S component gives rise to the protein MARTSVLSTRVLLTCAAIGVATGLLGGLAGWITYPVLAVAAPLYGFVLGVHVLPGIIAQEVLRLPWVALLTHVLAALVASAIGPQWTLRFLGTAILFGGIQEVIAALTRYRSWAAWRFFVSGAVIGLVIAVAVFFAAHIGGMPLWAQILYLVLSVVAPVLWTAVGLGVGTGLRRAGITRVRR
- a CDS encoding ABC transporter ATP-binding protein produces the protein MSSPAATAAPAPTPAPLARLERVSITHEDAPEATPKGVSFEIARGEVVLLLGPSGSGKSTLALALDGLIPHSVPAAVAGRIEVSGVDTATTTVARLSTHVGMVFQDPDAQLVTGTVLDEVAFGPENLRLPVDEVLRRAEAALRRVGLWERRHENPDRLSGGGRQRLAIAAALALGSPLLVLDEPTANLDPAGIEDVYAALADLVAAGDHGILLVEHNLDAAIGFVDRVVVLDGEGRLVADGPAEQTLRERAGELHDLGVWLPTATLAALRLHRAGYRLDPLPLTPDQLHAALVAHPPLADGAPPPRADHGRTAPGVRVAHLTLRRGRTTVLHDVSLEVPAGSFTAIVGANGAGKTSLLQAIAGVVPPPRGTVHLGEVDVARADPRSLPSRIGFVFQNPEHQFVAHTVFDEVAQGLRRQRLDEAEVRERTVALLDRFGLAEMGERHPFLLSGGQKRRLSVGTALVAGAPVVALDEPTFGQDRARAEELLRLLQDLNDEGTTVLVVTHDMQLVSEHADRTVVLESGRVAAAGRTGEVFADVALIERAGLRLPPLRRALGGLSQHPSLASATRLADLPGADLAAPHSPGTPG
- a CDS encoding acyl-CoA dehydrogenase family protein; translation: MERDIYDDDHEAFRDVVIEFIKRYGTNEKREKWDADGEIDRATMLAAGEAGILGLSVPEEFGGAGMLQDYRFRAVVNEETIKAGLGSLAGALGIQDDLAVPYLAHFGTQEQKEKWLPGMATGEVIGALAMTEPGAGSDLRGVKTTAKKVDGGWVVNGAKTFISSGKTADLVVTFVKTGEGNRPDAFSLLLIENGMDGFEHGKKLNKIGFHGHDTAELSFSDVFVPDENLIGGEPGHGFVQLMRNLPLERLSIGVAAAAASEAGLRWTLDYTASREAFGQPVIDFQNTRFTLADIATTVDVLWAYVDRAITLYGQKKLTPEEAAKVKFWSTEREWEILDKCLQLHGGYGYIMEYPIARAFADARVHRIYGGSNEIMREIVARQVTGRR
- a CDS encoding energy-coupling factor transporter transmembrane protein EcfT, whose amino-acid sequence is MSLAIDPFAPAPPATAVRFLYRLNPLSKLAAVIPATIALVFVRDLATPIAFLVLSYVTLLIGVRMSARLSGVLLGAIPGGILLIGCGFSLWVDASRVADTSAVLRLGDWTLYAGALSLGFATALRLGAIIALALVAGMSTAGPDLARSLVQQLRVPYRVGYTALAAFRFVPRFAYELEVIRQAHRVRGAHAGRTPWAAAARGFGYVVPLLAGAIRHAERVAMAMDARAFGAYPTRTERHLVPFRARDVVFIVLAWAASAAVFALTAPGNAPL
- a CDS encoding ECF transporter S component, coding for MRNASTAYLLTCAAIGVATGLLTVPATAFSTALAPIAPPVAALAYGAWSIGFVVALRLLERPGAGVLTGLLSGLVAMPLSATGPAIVVTNVLYALLLELPFLLALYRRWHTWMYYAGTAVVATLYAVWSVTAADMQSFAPWMLAAFVVVAIASPLVGTWLGILIADRLTRAGVARTARRRRAGTAAG
- a CDS encoding siderophore-interacting protein, translated to MARNSKMVKPEDQRLIRLRVLRTARLSPHWVRVTVGEGEVDAFRPMGYDQWFRLFLPLGGEEGMTRLPAKANTLVGYLKYLRIPAGMRPVMRNYTVRAFRPATTRAGAELDIDFVIHGSERDDTAGPASGWAASAAPGEDIVIIDEGIMFTPERGVDRVVLVGDETALPAISGIAASLPETATGLAIVEVPDAADALEFDRPAGLAVQWVVRGHDAAPGTGALAALREAELPSGGPHAFIAGEQALATGGRRLLVNDRGMDKDAVSFCGYWRMGAASAAARAARTESPA
- a CDS encoding GNAT family N-acetyltransferase, which codes for MSEPLENVTVTRNDEAGRYEIHVGDVLAGFTVFEPDGAGRLVFPHTSIDNAFAGHGLGSVLVAAALTDVAARGETIVPLCPFVVKHLRSHEVPGLTVEWPEPRATEGFAE